The following proteins are encoded in a genomic region of Desulfobacterales bacterium:
- a CDS encoding type II toxin-antitoxin system Phd/YefM family antitoxin yields the protein MKVYTYSEARQRLASILNIARTEEVVIKRRGGETFSIIFRKSAKSPFDVPGIDTRATTNDILDAVKKSRERFAGSDVQD from the coding sequence ATGAAAGTATATACTTATTCTGAAGCGAGACAGCGCCTTGCCAGCATACTTAATATCGCCCGAACTGAAGAAGTTGTTATAAAAAGGAGAGGCGGGGAAACTTTCTCAATCATTTTTAGAAAAAGCGCAAAATCACCATTTGATGTTCCAGGTATTGATACCAGGGCAACCACAAACGATATTCTTGATGCAGTTAAAAAATCAAGGGAACGATTTGCCGGATCAGATGTTCAAGATTGA
- a CDS encoding type II toxin-antitoxin system VapC family toxin encodes MKIIADTNTFLAVALNEPEKDLIIRLTGSCDLVSPEVLPFEIGNALTAMLKKGSLQADEVALSWEIVQHIPVDLRSINIKSALKIATEFNIYAYDAYFLECADNLRSPLLTLDRGMKRIARKMGIKILE; translated from the coding sequence ATGAAAATCATTGCAGATACAAATACATTTCTTGCTGTTGCATTAAATGAACCGGAAAAGGATTTAATTATACGACTTACTGGAAGCTGTGATTTGGTTTCTCCGGAAGTTTTGCCTTTTGAGATTGGCAACGCATTAACGGCAATGTTGAAAAAAGGCTCGTTACAGGCGGATGAGGTGGCTTTGTCGTGGGAAATCGTGCAACATATACCTGTTGATTTGCGGAGCATCAACATAAAATCCGCCTTAAAAATTGCCACGGAATTTAACATATACGCCTATGATGCCTATTTTTTAGAATGTGCTGATAACCTTCGAAGTCCGTTACTTACTCTCGACCGTGGCATGAAACGAATTGCCCGGAAAATGGGGATTAAAATTTTGGAGTAA